GCCCGCGCCCGTGAAGCTGCCCGAAAAGCGAGAGAAACGGTTCGAAAAAGCGCCCTGATTGGCGGAGGACTGCCGGGAAAATTGGCCGATTGCTCCGAAAAGGATCCTGCTCTGTGCGAACTCTATATAGTAGAGGGTGATTCTGCAGGTGGGTCAGCGAAACAAGGTCGTGATCGTAAATACCAAGCGATCCTCCCCTTATTCGGGAAACCAATTAACGTTGAAAAGGCCCGTATCGACAAAGCGTTGGCAAACAAATCAATCCAACTGCTCACTTCTGCTTTAGGAACTGGTATCGGGGACCACGAAGGCGACGGCGCGTTTGACGCAGATAAAACACGGTATCACAAAATAATCCTCATGGCAGATGCGGATGTGGATGGAGCACATATCCAAACACTCTATCTCACGTTTTTCTACCGGTACATGCGTGGACTTATCGAACGAGGCTTTCTATATATAGCTCAACCACCTTTGTATAAGATCAAAAGGAGACGCAGAGAACAGTATATCGAGAACGATGCCGAACTGAACCGCATTCTTCTGGAGCTTGGCTCCGAAGATGTGACCCTGGTACGGACACGGGACGATCACCAGTTCCCATCAGCAACAATCGACAAGGTAGTCGAAGCCTTGGCTAGACTTGAAGTTCTGACCGGCGGCGTTTCTCGCTACGGGTGTTCCATCACTGCTTATTTGGACCAAAAGGATAACGATACTTTAGAATTGCCGAAGTATATCGCTCGAATCCGGACAGGAAACAAAGAAGAATATGCATTCCTGATGGATGACGACAAACGCTCAGACTTTTACCTCGAACAAGGAATAATTGAAGATTCTGAGGAAGGAGCCACTGTTCGTGAGTTTGAGCAAGAGGACGGGACGGTTGTTCAACAAAGAATCGGCGTCTATGAGATCTTTGAAGCAGGACAAATGAGTAAAATCCTACGTGAGATTTCGGAAACCGGATTAACGATCAACAACTTCACCCCAACTGAAGAAGCTCGCTACAAACTGATCGAAAACATGGGAGACGAGAAAAAAGAGAAAATTGTAGAGCTATTCTCAATTCTCGAACTTATAGAAAATATTCGAGGCTTGGGTCGGCGTGGACTATCCATCCAGCGATATAAAGGACTAGGAGAAATGAATGCCAAGCAGCTATTTGAAACTACTATGGATCCGACAAAACGTCGTTTGCTGAGAGTGGATATCGAAGACGCAGCTCGAGCAGAATCAACTTTCTCCATGTTAATGGGCGAGGATGTTCCTTCCCGTAGAGCCTTCATTGAAGACAACGCACTCAATACTTCCTATCTCGACGTCTAGAAACGCCGAACTGATTTAAACATTTTAGTTAATGAACTTGGAAAACGACAGATCCACTCCGACCAGTATTACTGAGATAATGCAAACGGCTTACATCGATTACTCGATGTCAGTCATTATCGCTCGCGCTCTACCCGATGCACGAGACGGTTTGAAACCCGTTCAGAGAAGAATTCTTTACGCAATGTTGCGTGAAGGGCTTTTGCATAATCGACCCTTTGACAAATGCGCAGGGGTAGTTGGTGAAGTACTTAAAAACTATCACCCACATGGTGATATTTCAGTTTACGACACTTTGGTCCGCATGGCCCAGCACTGGGTAATGCGCTATCCATTGATTATTCCGCAAGGAAACTTCGGATCTATCGATGGCGATCCCCCTGCTGCTTATCGTTATACCGAATCAAAATTGCATCAGATCGCAGAAGATTTGCTGGCTCAGATCGATGAAGATACCGTGGATTTTGTTCCTAACTATAAGGAAAGTACTACGGAACCATCTGTAGTTCCTGCTGCGCTGCCTAATCTGTTGATGAATGGTTCGACAGGTATCGCGGTTGGAATGACTACCAACATTCCTCCTCACAATTTGGGAGAGCTGATCGACGCAACCTGTGCGATCATCGATAACCCACTCATTTCCCTGGATGATCTGCTCACCATAATACCAGGTCCTGATTTTCCTACCGGAGGAACGATAGCCGGGCGTGAAGGTATTGAGAAATATCTAAGAACCGGGCGTGGAATTGTCCGTATTAAAGGCACTGTTCAAACAGAAGAGCTGAGCAATCTAAAGGAGCAGCTCATCATTACCGAGATTCCGTACAATGTTAATCGGGCAACTCTGGTGACCAAAATTGCAGAGTTAATCTCAAACAAAGTACTGACTGAAATCAGTGACCTTCGAGACGAGTCTGATGAAAATACACGGGTAGTAATCGAACTTAAGCGGGGAGAATCTTCACGAGTCGTTATCAACAAGCTCTACAAGCATACACCGCTGGAATCTTCCTTCGGAGTCATTCTGCTCGCCCTGGTAAAACGTCGCCCTAAACAAATGAACATCAAGGAAGTCCTTGAAGTTTATATTGAGCATCGTCGCGAGGTAGTTGTCCGTAGAACTCAATTCCGTTTAAGAAAGGCCGAAGCGCGTGCTCATATTCTGGAAGGCTACAAGATCGCTTTGGATAACCTGGATGATTTTGTGAAGATCATCCGTGCGTCTAAAAATCGTGAAGAGGCAAAGCAAAGCTTGATGGCTAAATATCCGCTCTCAGAGCGTCAGACCGATGCCATCCTCGATCTTCGCCTTTACCAACTCACTGGGTTGGAAAGAGAAAAAATTGAGGAAGAATACCTCAAACTGATGCAGCTTATAGAAGAGCTGAAACACATATTAGAGAACGAAGGGAAGCTACTTTCTGTGATCAAAGAAGAGTTGATCGTGATGAAAGAGAAATACCCTTCAGAAAGAAGAACTCAAATCATAGGCGCTGAAGGTGAATTCCGTATGGAAGACGTCATCGCCAACGAGGGTTGCGTAATTTCTGTATCCCACAAGGGCTTTATCAAACGCACAGGCGTTAGCGAATACAGATCACAAAAACGCGGCGGTAAAGGTGTCAAAGGTTCCGGATCTTACGAGGAGGACTTTATTGAGCATGTGTTCACGGCCAGTACTCACGATAATATCATGTTCTTTATGAATAATGGTCGGGTGTATGTGGAAAAAGTCTACGAAATCGTGGAAGGCACACGCATTTCAAAAGGTCGCTCCCTCATCAACCTACTTCAGATGCAGAAGGATGAGAAAATTGCCGCGATGATTTGCGTTCCTGAATTTTCCGAAGATCTCCACCTGGTCAAAGTAACGAAGAACGGCATAACCAAGAAGACCAATCTTCAAGCCTACTCAAATTACCGCCGAGGCGGTCTAATCGGAATCAACATCGACAAAGGCGATCAGCTTATCGATGTGCTGCTGACCAAAGGAGAAGACGAAATTGTAATCGTTACTCACAATGGCATGTCCATTCGCTTTAAGGAAACGGATTTACGCGACCAAGGTCGTGCGACTCGAGGAGTAAAAGGGATCCGCTTGAAAAAGAAAGATGTCGTTAAAACCGCTGTGGTTGTGGATCACGAATCATCTCTCCTCATTGTAGGAGAGAACGGCTTGGGTAAACGAAGCGATTTTGAAGATTACCGCCTGCAAAGCCGTGGAGGAAGTGGCGTAATCGCCATGAAGACCGACGGAGTAGCAGGTGCACTCACGGTAACCGAAGACGATGAAATAATGATTCTCACTCTGAGTGGTCAGGCTATTCGCTCTCCAGTCAAAGATGTTCGGATAATCGGCAGAACTACTCAAGGTGTTCGCATGATGAACCTGAATGACGATGATAAGATCGTTGCTATTGCAGAAGTTGTTGAGACAGACGACATCGACGAAACAGAGGATGCGGAAGAGCAAGGTGAAGGTTCACCTGAACCAACCTCATCAACTGAAGCGACCGAGGGTTCAGAGTAACTCCAGTTGATCACCTAGGACCTGGGAAGTATTTCCAGGCTGACTCCATTGTAAAAGTTGTGGGAGTGTTAATTCCTTTAGCTCTTCGTATGCTTCAAGCTGAAGAACTAGTACTGCGGAAGCCAAAGCATCGTATCCTGCGCAATGGAAGGTGTTGCGCGTTTCTGGACAATGTTGAACGGCAAGTTGATTCAAGCGATCCTCCAATCCAAAGGCCTGAATTAGGGCGGAGAGATTATAGCTCTCCAAATCTGGAAAAAGTGTCCTGTAAAGGGCACAAGTATCTAGCCAAGGGCCCCAATCGACATCCTGCTCTCCAGTCAGGAAATTTAGGCAACGATTCGTATAAGGCCACACTGACTTAATAAGACCGTTCTCAACACCAGCATGATGTGCCCCAAAAGGACCCGTAGCCCGAAGGTCACGAAATAATTCCCAAGATTCAGATAATGGCGGTGAATCAACCACATCAGCATTCCTGATCTGGTGAGTAGCGGTTTCCATTTCAGGGATGACCCCAGTGCCTAGACACAAACGTGTTTCCAGCTCAACAACAGACAGGTCTTTGATCGTAACAAGCCCATACTCCAAAATACCGCTCCTCAGACTTCCTTCGAAATCTAAGAAGTGAATCGCATGCTGATGCCACAATGAGTGGGTATCTGTTAAGTCATCATTCATTCTTTGCTTCCCAAGCAATAAGAAACCCGCCATAAAGCCAACTCAAAGATGGACGCCTCTACACTTAATTCATTTGTCAATGAGCTGCTTACTCAAAGTGGTGACATCATTAGACCTTACTTTTTCAATCGCGATTACTCGATCGATAGAAAGTCGGATGAATCACCAGTAACACGGGCAGATAAAGAAGCAGAGGAGTGTATTCGTTCTCTGATACAGAGAGAGTTCCCTGACCATGGAATCATAGGTGAAGAATTTGGTGACGAAAATAAGGGAGCGGAATATACCTGGGTCATAGATCCTATCGATGGAACAAAAGCTTTTATAACAGGTAGTCCCCTATTCACGACTTTAGTTGGACTACTTCATAATGGAGAACCCATTTTGGGGGCCATCCATCAGCCCATTGTTGGCCTACGATGTATTGGAGATAATAATGAAACGACCTTGAATGGCGAAGTCGTTACCTGCCGAGATACTGCTTCCATATCGCAGGCGACAATCCTTTCATCTAGCATTAAAACTGCAGATGAATATCAAAATGGAAGTCGATTTACCTCGTTAGTTAAAAGTGCACAGGTGTTTAGAACCTGGGGTGATGGCTACGGCTATCTGCTAGTTGCGACCGGACAAGCTGATGTAATGTTGGATCCAATCATGAACCCTTGGGATGTCCTTCCCGTAATACCAGTCATTCGAGGAGCAGGTGCAAGTATTGGAAATTGGCAGGGGAACACCAATCACTGGGAATCATGTGTCGCTGCAACTCCAGCCCTCTTCGATCCAGTCGTAGCAGAGCTCAACGACGCTTAACAATTCTAGGTGATTGAGGCTGAGGAGCTACAATCGAGTCCTCCTCCAGGTATCCTCCAAATGCCATGGAAGGATAGACCAGAGATCGCTTACCTATAATCGTGCCCGGGTTTAAAACCGAATTGCAGCCCACTTCAGCGTCATCTCCGATTAGTGCGCCGAGTTTTTTCAACCCTGAGCTCTCAATCCCGTCTCTCAATTTCACAGGTACTTCCGCTTGGTCGAGGCGAAAGTTTGAGCAAATGACGCCTGCAGCGAGATGTGCACGATTACCTAGAATCGAATCCCCCACATAATTGAAGTGAGGGGCCTGGACATTCTCAAGCAACAGGCAATTTTTGAACTCACAAGAATTTCCCAATACGGAGCCCTCGCCCACGATTACGTTGCCTCGGATATACGCTCCGGGCCTAAGTACGACATTCGCTCCAATATAGGCTGGTCCCTGAATAAGCACATTGGGGCCGAGTTGAACGCTCGGATCTAAATATACATCCCCTTCGATGACTGTTCCGGAAGGACGTACAGCACTATCGCTGTTTGTATTGAAGCTATTGGAAGAAAAAGCATTTTTGATTTTTGCCACCCATTCCCAAGGGCGATCTGCAGGTGAAAAAATGTCCTTAAAAGGAAAAGATGACGTGAGGGAAAATAGCTCTTCGGCTTTCATACCAACAACAAAACGGGATCAAAGAACCAGATCAATTGAATTACAATAGCCGTAACGCCCAGAAATGGCCGAGGCCCACCGGTTTTACCGATGAGCCTCGTTGGGTGCAGGGCTCGGATTTGAACCGAGGACCTTCAGGTTATGAGCCTGACGAGCTACCAGACTGCTCCACCCTGCAACATTAGAAAGAGGACGAATAGTTTTCAGATTCGCACTCGATTCAAGGCTTTTTTTCAGCAATTTAGACTTTTCGGCCTTAAACCCTAAAAATCACGCTTTATGCGGGCAAATACGCCTTGCTTTTCTTTTCCCAACCGGTAGCTTTTCCTACTTTTTCCGTAATCACGGAAAACAAACACTAAACCTAAAATTACTCGACAAGGAGCCCATCCAATAAGGGTTCCTGCAATTATCATGAATATAACTGTTAGAGATCTATTCGACGCTGGCGTTCACTTTGGTCACCAAACCAAACGCTGGAACCCAAAATCCAAGCCTTATGTTTTCGATCACCGTCAAGGGATCAGCATTATGGATCTAGGCAAAACTTTTGAATGCCTGGAAAATGCATCTTCTTTTATTGAAGATACGGTAGCAGGAGGAGGAAACATCCTTCTCGTTGGCACCAAAAAGCAAGCGCAAGAAGTTATGCGGGAAGCCGCAGTAGCTACTGAAATGCCCTTCTGTGTTAGTCGCTGGCTCGGAGGTACGCTGACCAATTTTTCAACTATCCTCAAGAGTATCGCAAAATACAAAAAATACTTGGCGATGGAAACCGACGGTTCTCTGGACAAACTTCCCAAAAAGGAACTGGCCGTAGTCCGTCGAGAAATGAGTCGGATGAACAGAAACTTCGAAGGACTTCTGGAAATGCCAGAATTGCCCGACGCCATCTTCATCATCGACATCAAGCGCGAAGACATCGCAGTTGCTGAAGCCCGCCGCTTGGGTATTCCAGTAATTGCGCTGGTGGATACAAATTCAGACCCAACTCTCGTCGCCTACCCGATCCCTGGCAATGATGACGCCGTTAAGTCCATACGTATTATTGTAGAAACCATTATGGAAGCTCTACAAAACGGAATGGCCAAGCGTGAGGCCAACAAGACAGCTCAGACGTTCGTTGCTGAACCAACCATGGAATCCTACTCCGAGCAAGTTGCCGCGGAAGCAGAAGAGAACATGGAAGAAATCACAGTTACGATCGACCCAGAGTTAATGGTGGACCAAGAAGCCAAGCGTGAAAGTAGCGAGGAATCACAATCCTAAACATTTTAAACTTAGATCTAAATGAGTGTACAAATAACCGCCTCTATGGTAAACGACCTGCGCCAGAAAACTGGTGTTGGATTAATGGACTGCAAGAAAGCGCTTGTCGAAGCTGACGGAGACATCGAAAAAGCAATCACTGCTCTACGCAAAAAAGGCGTATCAACAGCAGCGAAAAAAGCAGGACGCACAACAAGTGAAGGACTCATCGAACAATACATTCACATGGGTGGAAAAGTAGGTGTTCTTCTGGAATTGAACTGCGAAACTGATTTTGTTGCCAAAACGGACGACTTTAAGGCTCTTGCCAAAGACCTTTGTCTCCATGTTGCCGCAGCCAATCCATCCTACTTAAACCGGGAAGAAGTCCCGGAGGAAGAGGTGAGTAAAGAACGCGATGTTGCTACTGCCCAAGCTGAAGGCAAACCCCCACAAGCCATTCAAAAGATCGTGGATGGCAAACTGGATAAGTTCTTTTCCCAAATCTGTTTTGTAGACCAACCTTTCGTTAAGGATCCATCCAAGGTAATCAAAGATTTGATTACCGAGAAGGTTACTCAACTCGGTGAAAATATAGTTATACGTCGTTTCTCTCGTTACCAACTCGGAGAGTAAGCTTCTCTTACTTACTTCTTTAAATAAAAAACCTGCTCCAAATCGGAGCAGGTTTTTTGTTTAAAATGATAAAATGGATCTGTTACCTTTAGCGTCTTCCCAATCTTTGGCGGCGACATACACGATCTACCTGATCCATGAATTCCTCAACGGAACTAGAATATTTGATGTCCAACGCATCGCTCAGCATTGGCACAGCGTCACAGTACAATTTGTTCTGCACTAACATCTGAGCGTAATCAACAAGAGCCTGGTATTCATAATCTTCGAGCTCCATTGCTTGCTCATAGTACTTACGTGCTTCTTCAAAGTTCTTCTCACTACCGTGGAACTTTGCCAACAGGAGGAGTGTTTGCCCATCGTCCGGCTCAATCTCTAAAATCTGCTCAAGAAAACCAATGATAACAGTGGTTTCCTTTTGTTCCCCCATGGCTACCTGGGCTTCCAGACGGAGAAGGGTAAGGTGATGCTTTTCTTCAAGCCCACCAGCAAATATCTTACGGATGACATTAATTAATTCCTGTCCATTAGTCCAGAAACCACGACTAACCATGACATTCGCAGAATTCACGGGAACGTCCTGGGCTTGCTCAGGATCAAGCTCGATGGACTCGATGTAGGCCTCAGTTGCAAGTTCCACTTGATTCTCATTCAGGTAAATATCACCTAATCGCCCCATGGAATCAGCATTTCCCATCTTCATCCGACGAACAATTTCATAATTGGCAGCCGCATTCAGAGTCTGATCTAGAGCAATAAATGAATTCGCTTGAAGAAGAAGAAAGTCTTTTTCGGCTTCAGCGTCAGGCGCGCGAGCAATCATTTCTTCAAATAAAGAAACCAACTCAAGGTGCTTTCCTTGGTTAATGAGCGTAGAAGCTAGGCCTTTATACCAGTCTAGTGTATCTGGGTCAGCTACGATGGCTTTCTTATAAGCACTTTCAGATTCCAAAATCTTTTCTTGGTTCAAGTAGATCATACCCAATAACCCGAATGTCCGCGCATCATCTTCTCCAAGTGCAGTCGCAGTGGAGAATGATTTTGCTGCGCCTACCCAATCCTCGGTTTGGAGTGAGCAATATCCCAATAATTTATGGGCATTCTGGAAGGTCGGCCATTTATCAACTGATCTTTTGAAGAAGAGGGCCGCCTTCTTGATATCGTCAGAGCTGTAGTAATGCAGCCCCAATGTGAAATCTAAGGCAGAACTCGCTTGAGGAGTAATGACTCCAGCCAGGTAAGCCAACGCCTGTTTGTCATTGATTTCCTTAAGGTTAGAATACTGGGTCAGGATTTCTTGCTCATCTGACTTAATAGTGGGAATCTTTGATCCCACAGCATTTAAGTCTTTGTAGTAAGAATCAAAGTAGCCCGGTTTCTTCCAAAACTGCATGTCAATCTCAGCAGTCGCGGATGTAGAAAATCCAACAACAGTTACCAGGACTGTAGCAATGCGTGCTATTTTCGAAATTGATTTCATGAATGCCTTATCGACGAAGAGTGAATGCTAGTGGCAATCTTACTCGGGTTTTAACTTTCTTGTTATCTTTTTCGCCTGGTTCAAATTTCCACTGGCGAACTGCTTTAACCGCGTTTTCGTTAAACTCACGATTGGATGACTTTTCTATGCTGGGACGTTTCACATTACCAAGTTCATCTACGATAAAGACCACATTGACGGTTCCTTGAACACGATTCCGCTTAAGTTCCGGCGGATATACAGGTGCAATACGAACGAGAGGAACGGGAGCCTTATCAAGATCAGCGATCTCAAACACCATGTCATCGAAGTTATCCGCAATATCAAATAC
This genomic stretch from Opitutia bacterium ISCC 52 harbors:
- the gyrB gene encoding DNA topoisomerase (ATP-hydrolyzing) subunit B, which translates into the protein MSKDKEAIENTTPTPDESGYNASKIQKLEGLEGVRKRPDMYIGDTNERGLHHCVFEIVDNSIDEALAGYCSLISVIIHLDGSCSIADDGRGIPVDIHPKYNIPALELVLTNLHAGGKFGKGAYQVSGGLHGVGAKCVNAVSEHFEAEVRREGKIHHMQFSRGKTTQELKVVGTTQKTGTKITFLPDPEIFLTTRDFKYEILSKRLRELAFLNPGVAILLNDERVNKQENFKFENGIAEYVEFLNKSKNTITEHPITFSGKATPEGSENEIVVDISMQYTDSYNDQIYAYANSIFNIEGGTHLSGFRTALTRAINSYAKANGIVKDKDPSITGDDAREGLTAVVSVKVPEPRFEGQTKTKLSNGEVDGIVQKITGENLKLVFETTQGLAKKIIDKCMNAARAREAARKARETVRKSALIGGGLPGKLADCSEKDPALCELYIVEGDSAGGSAKQGRDRKYQAILPLFGKPINVEKARIDKALANKSIQLLTSALGTGIGDHEGDGAFDADKTRYHKIILMADADVDGAHIQTLYLTFFYRYMRGLIERGFLYIAQPPLYKIKRRRREQYIENDAELNRILLELGSEDVTLVRTRDDHQFPSATIDKVVEALARLEVLTGGVSRYGCSITAYLDQKDNDTLELPKYIARIRTGNKEEYAFLMDDDKRSDFYLEQGIIEDSEEGATVREFEQEDGTVVQQRIGVYEIFEAGQMSKILREISETGLTINNFTPTEEARYKLIENMGDEKKEKIVELFSILELIENIRGLGRRGLSIQRYKGLGEMNAKQLFETTMDPTKRRLLRVDIEDAARAESTFSMLMGEDVPSRRAFIEDNALNTSYLDV
- the gyrA gene encoding DNA gyrase subunit A codes for the protein MNLENDRSTPTSITEIMQTAYIDYSMSVIIARALPDARDGLKPVQRRILYAMLREGLLHNRPFDKCAGVVGEVLKNYHPHGDISVYDTLVRMAQHWVMRYPLIIPQGNFGSIDGDPPAAYRYTESKLHQIAEDLLAQIDEDTVDFVPNYKESTTEPSVVPAALPNLLMNGSTGIAVGMTTNIPPHNLGELIDATCAIIDNPLISLDDLLTIIPGPDFPTGGTIAGREGIEKYLRTGRGIVRIKGTVQTEELSNLKEQLIITEIPYNVNRATLVTKIAELISNKVLTEISDLRDESDENTRVVIELKRGESSRVVINKLYKHTPLESSFGVILLALVKRRPKQMNIKEVLEVYIEHRREVVVRRTQFRLRKAEARAHILEGYKIALDNLDDFVKIIRASKNREEAKQSLMAKYPLSERQTDAILDLRLYQLTGLEREKIEEEYLKLMQLIEELKHILENEGKLLSVIKEELIVMKEKYPSERRTQIIGAEGEFRMEDVIANEGCVISVSHKGFIKRTGVSEYRSQKRGGKGVKGSGSYEEDFIEHVFTASTHDNIMFFMNNGRVYVEKVYEIVEGTRISKGRSLINLLQMQKDEKIAAMICVPEFSEDLHLVKVTKNGITKKTNLQAYSNYRRGGLIGINIDKGDQLIDVLLTKGEDEIVIVTHNGMSIRFKETDLRDQGRATRGVKGIRLKKKDVVKTAVVVDHESSLLIVGENGLGKRSDFEDYRLQSRGGSGVIAMKTDGVAGALTVTEDDEIMILTLSGQAIRSPVKDVRIIGRTTQGVRMMNLNDDDKIVAIAEVVETDDIDETEDAEEQGEGSPEPTSSTEATEGSE
- a CDS encoding 3'-5' exonuclease, which gives rise to MNDDLTDTHSLWHQHAIHFLDFEGSLRSGILEYGLVTIKDLSVVELETRLCLGTGVIPEMETATHQIRNADVVDSPPLSESWELFRDLRATGPFGAHHAGVENGLIKSVWPYTNRCLNFLTGEQDVDWGPWLDTCALYRTLFPDLESYNLSALIQAFGLEDRLNQLAVQHCPETRNTFHCAGYDALASAVLVLQLEAYEELKELTLPQLLQWSQPGNTSQVLGDQLELL
- the hisN gene encoding histidinol-phosphatase — protein: MDASTLNSFVNELLTQSGDIIRPYFFNRDYSIDRKSDESPVTRADKEAEECIRSLIQREFPDHGIIGEEFGDENKGAEYTWVIDPIDGTKAFITGSPLFTTLVGLLHNGEPILGAIHQPIVGLRCIGDNNETTLNGEVVTCRDTASISQATILSSSIKTADEYQNGSRFTSLVKSAQVFRTWGDGYGYLLVATGQADVMLDPIMNPWDVLPVIPVIRGAGASIGNWQGNTNHWESCVAATPALFDPVVAELNDA
- a CDS encoding UDP-N-acetylglucosamine diphosphorylase, yielding MKAEELFSLTSSFPFKDIFSPADRPWEWVAKIKNAFSSNSFNTNSDSAVRPSGTVIEGDVYLDPSVQLGPNVLIQGPAYIGANVVLRPGAYIRGNVIVGEGSVLGNSCEFKNCLLLENVQAPHFNYVGDSILGNRAHLAAGVICSNFRLDQAEVPVKLRDGIESSGLKKLGALIGDDAEVGCNSVLNPGTIIGKRSLVYPSMAFGGYLEEDSIVAPQPQSPRIVKRR
- the rpsB gene encoding 30S ribosomal protein S2; amino-acid sequence: MNITVRDLFDAGVHFGHQTKRWNPKSKPYVFDHRQGISIMDLGKTFECLENASSFIEDTVAGGGNILLVGTKKQAQEVMREAAVATEMPFCVSRWLGGTLTNFSTILKSIAKYKKYLAMETDGSLDKLPKKELAVVRREMSRMNRNFEGLLEMPELPDAIFIIDIKREDIAVAEARRLGIPVIALVDTNSDPTLVAYPIPGNDDAVKSIRIIVETIMEALQNGMAKREANKTAQTFVAEPTMESYSEQVAAEAEENMEEITVTIDPELMVDQEAKRESSEESQS
- the tsf gene encoding translation elongation factor Ts, coding for MSVQITASMVNDLRQKTGVGLMDCKKALVEADGDIEKAITALRKKGVSTAAKKAGRTTSEGLIEQYIHMGGKVGVLLELNCETDFVAKTDDFKALAKDLCLHVAAANPSYLNREEVPEEEVSKERDVATAQAEGKPPQAIQKIVDGKLDKFFSQICFVDQPFVKDPSKVIKDLITEKVTQLGENIVIRRFSRYQLGE
- a CDS encoding tetratricopeptide repeat protein, which codes for MKSISKIARIATVLVTVVGFSTSATAEIDMQFWKKPGYFDSYYKDLNAVGSKIPTIKSDEQEILTQYSNLKEINDKQALAYLAGVITPQASSALDFTLGLHYYSSDDIKKAALFFKRSVDKWPTFQNAHKLLGYCSLQTEDWVGAAKSFSTATALGEDDARTFGLLGMIYLNQEKILESESAYKKAIVADPDTLDWYKGLASTLINQGKHLELVSLFEEMIARAPDAEAEKDFLLLQANSFIALDQTLNAAANYEIVRRMKMGNADSMGRLGDIYLNENQVELATEAYIESIELDPEQAQDVPVNSANVMVSRGFWTNGQELINVIRKIFAGGLEEKHHLTLLRLEAQVAMGEQKETTVIIGFLEQILEIEPDDGQTLLLLAKFHGSEKNFEEARKYYEQAMELEDYEYQALVDYAQMLVQNKLYCDAVPMLSDALDIKYSSSVEEFMDQVDRVCRRQRLGRR